In one Brienomyrus brachyistius isolate T26 chromosome 12, BBRACH_0.4, whole genome shotgun sequence genomic region, the following are encoded:
- the znf638 gene encoding zinc finger protein 638 isoform X1: MLKSNTKVSTQDGVVTNNSSGSAMSSDAAGRFTLFLESCVPVVNSLNFGHPLLFGPASLQLAQIKAQLALQQLNALATGNHAVPALSLLNLLKVTMSHPLYNPRGAPFTGQRPVVSGQYGIGSQSAVDIGGARMGPSTIISSLMSQQLGFPMTPHSTPLSQDMKSAIDMHIRGAREEVRLFNQMMQQQKIVDPRIRKETREEVLTQGTGFSSQRVPGRLDEQSTVDWSIYQAPSKLFSPQVVAQPSPPTQMFQPSGFGATTTGGGRGSLESQPSVGPTRYTSESASSILASFGLSNEDLEHLSHYPDEQLTPDNLPFILRDIRLQKAKRNLTDVDHARASSAEHISTESRQSKVIDYGHSSKFGYSDENPDSFQLDQHRKESPAYVVESSVNSTSFPMVDSKRSQPNTIVGPKKPAMDQRKHSSDAKNIKAAASRDPGPKSMPASSRSAVLSPAHSGRSNLMNFPEGSSGSKSGYGTSKGPWPLSFPSSNSTKRLPTPTMMNDYSAASPRIFPHTCSLCNIECVQIKDWIEHQNTSIHIESCRRLRKQYPDWNVETVSVSRHDRNTSLDRRSPTRRTRSPSRSQSWSRSPSPWRYHGRSGSRSRRLRSRSRSRSSRKYRRSRSRSRSPRRALRNSPQVHRRSRTPRRSRSRSYSHPSRRLSPHRSSPRRSTRSSSTEKLAKKLIESSGLSATDNVTLEAMMQSLAPALMAELAKRKISSKKSSSSSWTSKKTESLKHRTVSKSSHSSAARNTSSSDVKLSASQSKNVRVKKKAGPGTACLLRLKGIPFSASHQDLVDAVEPFGKINHAILMKSIKEASVCMEREEDAKALAECRNLKIRGRVIEIYLAKDVAKEQKKAVMKKKEMPASKSSRAKVPARNLGTSVMKKPMKKQEVSKFVVEISGLPESGCTVEDLAKLASPFGIASEVTIAVTKRKALLGLPDMEALEKMVKACKDAPPKIQDHQLTVTPASKPVDLSNVESLFKVLMEMENPAELAGLADRLLVVSNVPVGSSGTNDVQELVKRFGAVKQALVLNYRIIFEMDSGSTAQAVHARFLKFPCIIQNNPLTFSVIIKPAKSTEEVKKKTEVKQSFKPGMKPYDSSKKGSASSKATSGKAKAGKPHASPFGTVKDMPVFARGTAASRASAATSKTATTTTFSSATTASSVAICTSGTAEASETEVAQGQTSEVPASSVSSVALVSSLSCSETVAEVEAPPITTEEWVFEKEPPMDIENQQTGLCDSLKNSTVVCQTEKDQQDQPKPKEQSEDELNGGPAPSVHHPDESVIIEPAEDHTSTVMVDDSKQNTEVNQAETTAAEPVLASTDPLVSSTDSQTIKPECDMITCSVPSDTVDLTGLGAFDSPRSTAGPSGTVDLASISNLSVPEPQPDLAQPQPDLAQPQPDLAQPQPDLAQPQPDLAQPQPDLAQPQPDLAQPQPDLAQPQLERQPSIPVHQPSILEHQPGADSIQPAAGTKTPSPDGPDDKSLDFPPVTPEILRALEKAVQECRMRASLQAKNSCMASSVDKKPRPLTEKSRCSDSPEKDRLSRTKSRAQSDEEHPPITWRGGSSGSSSGSRKSKHDDSPASKRVKGREDSKHKSYNTRSSKTQGNSKAVESKPIEEPSLDDFSEDTFPFDLDEFVTVDEVGEEVDMPWPQDHFLHDVQPPTKRRRSQEPTKGQQSLKKPSASSTPRSQAEKKAAASVSKPLKKSGQSAKAKQGKTSAKLTGHKTRTDFTAAADQDASIETVKLEVVPADSTPEPVPVILESESEVVRKYSAAVADKQEESKEPGQTVCPQDGSFPSAAVEEVLQIPLTEELKAEDRQAVQPTEKFQAESEGEGTEVALVTLDEVSEEEEDFPEDEEELLCLAGAGEDPEALVTVDEVGGDEDPFLQAVRDLQALVTLDEIVEEDGNEEPSSERFPFGLDDETGEAFNPEVSSACQCQALVTLDETQGDDEMEEEESKKNTGKTTTQLSSAAELGETESPGAEELRKMNFVTVDEVGEEEEELQGEEAKNSVRVPEVTDVKKEGSKALVTEPAPCPATAPPSTQTEEHPGGLAPASTPDGSDVPSSESLAKEQREKPSSLTQELVENQHEPQQGGAFKVENEARAELVTEEPAMKRSRSDTLFLKDSKLPPFSPDQPIGLEFVVPKTGFFCKLCSLFYGNEETAKKTHCSSLKHYQNVERYLLKQKIQRSRGPSQESVPQ, from the exons CTTTACATTGTTCTTGGAAAGTTGTGTGCCTGTTGTGAATTCCTTGAACTTCGGCCATCCGCTACTTTTTGGCCCCGCATCTTTGCAGTTGGCCCAAATTAAGGCCCAGTTGGCTCTGCAACAGCTGAATGCGCTTGCCACCGGTAACCACGCTGTGCCTGCATTGTCCTTGTTGAACCTCCTCAAGGTCACCATGTCCCACCCCTTGTACAATCCCCGGGGGGCACCCTTCACTGGCCAGAGGCCCGTCGTGTCTGGCCAGTATGGCATCGGCTCACAGTCGGCCGTGGACATTGGGGGTGCGCGCATGGGTCCCAGCACCATCATATCGTCACTAATGTCCCAGCAGTTGGGATTCCCGATGACTCCGCACTCTACTCCTCTGTCTCAAGACATGAAGTCTGCCATAGACATGCACATTCGAGGAGCCCGGGAGGAGGTTCGCCTATTTAACCAGATGATGCAGCAGCAAAAGATTGTAGACCCTCGGATAAGGAAAGAGACCAGGGAAGAGGTCCTTACCCAAGGCACTGGCTTTTCTTCACAGAGGGTCCCTGGCAGATTGGATGAACAGTCCACTGTGGACTGGTCCATCTACCAGGCCCCCAGCAAGCTCTTCTCCCCACAAGTGGTGGCTCAGCCGTCACCCCCCACCCAAATGTTTCAACCATCTGGGTTTGGAGCCACCACCACAGGAGGGGGCAGAGGAAGCTTGGAGAGCCAGCCTTCTGTAGGGCCAACCCGCTATACCTCAGAGAGCGCCAGCAGCATCTTGGCCAGCTTTGGACTTTCAAATGAAGATTTGGAGCACCTCAGCCACTATCCAGATGAGCAACTCACCCCAGacaatcttcctttcattttgcGTGACATCAGACTCCAGAAGGCCAAAAGGAATTTGACTGATGTGGACCATGCTCGAGCAAGTTCAGCCGAACATATAAGCACAGAATCGCGGCAAAGCAAAGTAATTGATTATGGACATTCAAGCAAATTTGGTTATTCTGACGAGAACCCAGACAGTTTCCAGCTGGATCAGCATCGTAAAGAGTCTCCTGCATATGTTGTGGAGTCTTCGGTAAACAGCACCTCCTTTCCTATGGTAGACTCCAAGCGTTCTCAGCCAAACACCATAGTGGGTCCGAAGAAACCAGCGATGGACCAGAGGAAGCATTCATCTGATGCGAAGAATATCAAGGCAGCTGCTTCTAGAGACCCAGGTCCAAAATCCATGCCTGCCTCCAGCAGATCGGCAGTACTGTCTCCAGCCCACAGTGGCAGATCCAACTTGATGAACTTCCCTGAAGGCAGCAGTGGCTCGAAGTCTGGCTATGGGACATCCAAAGGGCCTTGGCCCCTGTCATTCCCTTCAAGCAACAGTACAAAGAGGCTGCCAACACCCACCATGATGAATGATTACTCGGCTGCATCTCCGAGAATCTTTCCTCATACGTGTTCTCTGTGTAACATAGAGTGTGTCCAAATAAAG GACTGGATTGAACATCAGAACACCAGCATCCATattgagagctgcagacgtCTAAGGAAACA GTACCCGGACTGGAATGTAGAGACTGTTTCTGTGTCAAG ACATGATAGGAACACATCCCTGGATCGTCGAAGTCCAACACGACGAACTCGTTCTCCGTCTCGCTCCCAGTCGTGGTCTAGATCACCAAGCCCTTGGCGCTACCATGGCCGGTCTGGGTCGCGCAGCCGCAGACTGCGTTCCCGATCCCGGTCCCGAAGCTCTCGGAAGTACCGCCGCTCCAGGAGTCGCAGCCGCTCACCCCGCCGTGCCCTGCGAAATAGCCCCCAAGTCCACCGTCGATCCCGCACTCCACGCCGCTCCCGCTCACGTAGCTACAGTCATCCCTCCCGCCGGCTGAGCCCACATCGATCTAGCCCACGTCGGTCAACCCGATCTTCCAGCACAGAGAAGCTTGCCAAGAAGCTCATAGAATCCTCAG GATTGTCTGCAACTGACAATGTCACCCTGGAGGCCATGATGCAGTCATTGGCCCCGGCCCTCATGGCGGAACTGGCCAAGAGAAAGATCAGCAGCAAGAAGAGTTCATCATCATCTTGGACATCTAAAAAGACTGAATCTTTGAAACACCGTACTGTGTCCAAGTCTAGCCACTCCTCAGCTGCCCGAAACACTTCTTCCAGTGATGTGAAGTTAAGTGCGTCTCAATCAAAG AATGTCAGAGTAAAGAAGAAGGCCGGCCCCGGCACCGCCTGTTTACTCCGGCTGAAAGGAATTCCATTTAGCGCTAGCCACCAGGACCTTGTGGATGCAGTGGAACCATTTGGGAAGATAAACCATGCAATTCTCATGAAGTCCATAAAGGAG gcATCCGTGTGCATGGAAAGGGAGGAAGATGCCAAGGCTCTCGCTGAATGCAGGAACTTGAAGATCCGAGGCAGAGTCATTGAGATTTATCTGGCAAAA GATGTGGCAAAGGAACAGAAGAAAGCAGTCATGAAGAA GAAGGAGATGCCTGCAAGTAAATCATCCAGGGCAAAGGTACCCGCCAGAAACCTGG GTACCAGCGTGATGAAAAAGCCAATGAAAAAG CAGGAGGTGTCGAAGTTTGTGGTGGAGATCTCCGGTCTGCCCGAGAGTGGATGTACTGTGGAGGACCTTGCCAAATTAGCCAGCCCCTTTGGGATTGCCTCTGAGGTCACCATTGCAGTTACCAAAAGAAAG GCCTTATTGGGGCTGCCTGACATGGAGGCCTTGGAAAAAATGGTGAAGGCCTGCAAAGATGCCCCTCCGAAGATACAGGACCATCAACTGACAGTTACTCCGGCATCCAAGCCAGTAGATCTCAGTAACGTG GAGTCCTTGTTCAAAGTATTGATGGAAATGGAGAATCCTGCT GAACTGGCTGGCCTTGCAGACAGGTTGCTTGTGGTCAGCAATGTGCCTGTGGGCAGCAGTGGTACCAACGACGTCCAGGAGCTTGTCAAGCGTTTTGGTGCCGTGAAGCAGGCTCTGGTGCTTAACTACAGG atcatttttgaaatGGATTCGGGCTCTACAGCCCAGGCAGTTCACGCCCGTTTCCTGAAGTTCCCCTGTATCATCCAGAACAATCCCCTAACTTTTTCTGTCATCATCAAGCCTGCAAAAAGCACGGAGGAG GTCAAAAAGAAGACTGAAGTTAAGCAGAG CTTTAAACCAGGAATGAAACCCTATGATTCTTCGAAAAAAGGTTCTGCATCCTCCAAAGCTACTTCTGGTAAAGCAAAGGCAGGTAAACCCCATGCTAGCCCCTTTGGCACAGTTAAAGATATGCCTGTTTTTGCCCGGGGTACAGCTGCCAGCAGGGCGTCAGCAGCCACCTCCAagactgctactactactaccTTCTCTTCAGCTACTACAGCCAGTTCCGTGGCTATTTGTACCTCTGGTACTGCAGAAGCTTCCGAGACAGAAGTTGCCCAGGGTCAAACTAGCGAGGTTCCGGCCAGCAGTGTCAGTAGTGTTGCATTAGTGTCAAGCCTCAGCTGTTCTGAAACGGTGGCTGAGGTCGAAGCACCCCCTATAACAACAGAGGAATGGGTCTTTGAGAAAGAACCTCCAATGGACATTGAAAACCAGCAGACCGGCCTGTGTGATTCTTTGAAGAACAGCACAGTAGTGTGTCAGACAGAGAAGGATCAGCAGGATCAGCCGAAGCCAAAGGAGCAAAGCGAGGATGAGCTTAATGGGGGCCCTGCTCCGTCTGTCCATCATCCTGACGAGTCTGTCATCATTGAGCCAGCAGAGGATCATACCAGTACTGTTATGGTTGATGATTCCAAACAGAATACCGAGGTAAACCAAGCTGAAACCACTGCAGCTGAACCTGTTCTGGCCAGTACCGATCCACTGGTCTCCAGTACTGATAGTCAGACAATCAAACCAGAATGTGACATGATCACTTGCTCGGTTCCATCCGATACAGTTGACCTTACAGGACTGGGAGCTTTCGACTCCCCGCGGTCCACAGCAGGGCCCTCAGGCACAGTTGACTTAGCCAGCATCAGCAATCTATCCGTCCCTGAGCCCCAGCCCGACCTCGCTCAGCCGCAGCCCGACCTCGCTCAGCCGCAGCCCGACCTCGCTCAGCCGCAGCCCGACCTCGCTCAGCCGCAGCCCGACCTCGCTCAGCCGCAGCCCGACCTCGCTCAGCCGCAGCCCGACCTCGCTCAGCCGCAGCCCGACCTCGCTCAGCCGCAGCTTGAACGTCAGCCGTCCATCCCTGTGCACCAGCCATCCATTCTTGAGCACCAGCCTGGAGCAGACAGCATCCAGCCTGCTGCTGGCACAAAAACCCCATCCCCTGACGGGCCGGACGACAAGTCATTGGATTTCCCTCCTGTGACGCCCGAGATCCTACGGGCACTGGAGAAAGCGGTGCAGGAATGCCGCATGCGTGCCTCTCTGCAGGCCAAAAACAGTTGCATGGCCTCCTCAGTTGACAAGAAGCCGCGGCCtctgacagagaagagccgtTGCAGTGATTCTCCAGAGAAGGACCGACTCTCCAGGACCAAGAGTCGAGCACAGTCTGATGAAGAGCATCCTCCCATAACATGGAGGGGTGGTTCGTCTGGGTCATCGTCAGGGTCACGGAAAAGCAAGcatgatgacagccctgccTCCAAGAGAGTGAAAGGGCGTGAGGACAGTAAGCACAAG AGTTATAACACCCGCTCTTCAAAGACACAAGGCAACTCTAAAGCAGTAGAGTCGAAACCA ATAGAAGAACCATCGCTGGACGACTTCAGTGAGGACACATTTCCCTTTGACCTAGATGAGTTTGTGACTGTAGATGAGGTGGGAGAAGAAGTGGACATGCCGTGGCCCCAGGACCATTTCTTGCATGACGTTCAGCCACCAACCAAGCGCAGGAGGTCCCAGGAACCAACCAAGGGACAGCAGTCACTAAAAAAGCCTTCTGCTAGTTCGACCCCCAGAAGCCAAGCCGAGAAAAAagctgctgcctcagtttcTAAGCCTCTCAAGAAGTCTGGCCAGTCTGCTAAAGCCAAACAAGGTAAAACATCTGCAAAGTTGACAGGTCACAAAACAAGAACAGACTTCACAGCAGCTGCAGATCAAGATGCTTCCATAGAAACTGTCAAGTTAGAGGTGGTGCCAGCAGACTCCACCCCTGAGCCTGTGCCTGTCATATTGGAGAGTGAGTCTGAGGTGGTGAGAAAATATTCCGCAGCAGTGGCAGATAAGCAGGAAGAATCAAAAGAGCCTGGACAAACAGTCTGCCCTCAAGATGGATCTTTCCCTTCTGCCGCCGTGGAAGAGGTCCTTCAGATCCCCCTTACTGAGGAGCTTAAAGCAGAAGATCGGCAGGCAGTCCAACCCACAGAGAAGTTTCAAGCAGAATCAGAAGGTGAGGGAACAGAAGTGGCCCTGGTCACACTGGATGAGGtaagtgaggaggaggaggacttCCCAGAGGATGAAGAAGAGTTGCTGTGCCTGGCAGGcgccggggaagacccagaagCACTGGTGACTGTAGATGAGGTCGGTGGAGATGAAGACCCTTTTCTGCAAGCAGTTCGGGACTTGCAGGCTCTAGTCACACTGGATGAAATAGTAGAGGAAGACGGGAACGAGGAACCCAGCAGCGAACGCTTCCCTTTTGGCCTAGATGACGAGACTGGGGAGGCCTTCAACCCCGAGGTCAGTTCTGCTTGCCAATGCCAG GCCCTAGTTACCCTGGATGAGACGCAGGGTGATGATGAAATGGAGGAAGAGGAAAGCAAGAAGAACACTGGAAAAACAACAACGCAGCTGTCCAGTGCTGCAG AACTTGGAGAAACTGAGTCCCCAGGAGCTGAGGAGCTGCGCAAGATGAACTTTGTTACTGTTGATGAAGtgggtgaggaggaggaggaactcCAAGGGGAGGAAG CAAAGAACTCTGTGAGGGTGCCCGAAGTCACTGACGTGAAGAAAGAGGGGTCCAAGGCGCTTGTGACCGAGCCTGCACCTTGCCCTGCCACTGCGCCCCCCTCTACTCAGACTGAGGAGCATCCAGGTGGTCTGGCTCCTGCTTCCACACCAGATGGGTCTGATGTGCCTTCCAGCGAGTCCTTGGCCaaggagcagagagagaaacCCAGCTCGCTGACACAGGAGCTAGTGGAGAACCAGCATGAGCCTCAGCAAGGAGGTGCATTCAAAG TGGAGAACGAGGCCAGAGCTGAGCTGGTCACGGAGGAGCCTGCTATGAAGAGGTCTCGCTCAGATACTCTATTCCTCAAAGACTCCAAGTTGCCCCCGTTCAGTCCAGACCAACCCATTG GTCTGGAGTTTGTCGTCCCAAAGACTGGTTTCTTCTGCAAGCTCTGCTCATTGTTCTATGGCAACGAAGAGACTGCCAAGAAAACCCACTGCAGCAGTCTCAAGCACTATCAGAATGTAGAG AGGTACCTGTTGAAGCAGAAGATTCAGCGAAGCAGAGGCCCCAGTCAAGAGTCTGTGCCACAATGA